The Candidatus Rubidus massiliensis DNA segment AATGAACAATTAATTCATTGTCTGCAAGATAAGCTTCCCCTTCAACTTCTACGGGATCTTCAAAGCGTAAGTCTTCTTCTTTCACTTCTAGAAAATTTGGAGATAGCTGTCCAGACAGAACTTCTGTATGCCCATCTCTTAATTGTTCTACAAAAATTTTAAAAGTATCTTGTGCCATAATGATTTTAAGAACTTAAGCTCTTATTTCTTACAGATTAAAAGGAATAAATTTATCTTAAAGGTGCTTTTTTATCCATAGTAAAATGAAACTAAATAAAGTTTTTTTAAACATTTTACTCAAGTCAAGTGAACTATTATCTCTTAATTCAATTAACTAATAACTATTTCCTACTTTTCCCTAGAAAAGATCCATTTTTTTTTTTATTATTAATCCTTTAAAACCTCTGTTGTTCGCCTTCATTAAATAAATGAGTTAATTTAAAGCGATTTGAAAGGCGACACGTAATTTAAGGTCACTTACACTATGGATGAAATCCTTTTAAATATAGAATCGAAAGAAATTCGTTATGCCCACTTAAAAAATGGTCAATTGCACACTTTAATTGTTGAAAGAAAAAAAGAGCGGCAATTAACTGGAAATATTTACAAAGGGCGTGTAAAAAATATCCTCCATAACATTCAATCGGCTTTTATCGATATTGGTGAAGAAGATAACGGCTTTATCCATATTTCAGACATCATTGAAAATACTAAAAAATTTGAACAAGTCTACGATATGGATTTTGACTTAGACTACGATATTAAAAAGATGGACGAAAAACAAACTCAAACTACAGATATCGAAGAGATGATGAAAATCGATCAGTTTGTTTTAGTGCAAGTAGTAAAAGAACCTATCGGATCTAAAGGAGCTAGACTTACCTCAAATATTTCCATTGCCGGTCGATATCTAGTTTTACTCCCCAATTCATCCCATAGAGGCGTTTCTAGAAAAATTGAAGACAGAGCGGCTAGAGAAAGACTAAAAAAATTGATACGCGCCTTTGAGATGCCCCAAGATATGGGCTTGATTTGTCGAACAGCTAGTTGTGGCGCAACGCAAGAGATGTTGATTGAAGAGGCTACTGACCTTTTAAATATTTGGAATGGAATAGTCGATTCATTTCAAAAGACAAACGAACCTTCACTATTATATGCCGAGTCAGACCTTATTAAAAAAGCGACTCTTACAGCTGTAGATAAAAAATATGATCGCATCTTAGTTGACGATTACAATGTTCACCAAGCGTGCAAAAGGATTTATAGTCGCTACGCACATGAACACCCTTTGCGCATTGATTACTATCGCGATAAAATCCCGATGTTTGAACGCTTTAATGTAGAAAGGGAAATTGAAAAAACTCTAAGGCGAAAAATTTGGCTTCCAAGTGGTGGATACCTGTTCTTTGATCGCACAGAAGCTATGCATACAGTCGATGTGAATTCAGGCAGAAGTACAAACGATAAAACGGATGTTGAAGAGTCTTTAGTTCGCATCAACCTTGAAGCGGCCGAAGAAATCGCTCGACAATTGCGTTTGAGAAATATTGGAGGCCTTGTCATTTGTGATTTTATTGATATGCGTTTTAGAAAAAATCAAAGAAGGGTTTTAGAACGTTTAAAAGAGTGTATGAAAGAAGATTCTGCCAAATGCACCATTTTAAGTATGAGTGAATTTGGTTTGGTAGAAATGACGAGACAAAGAGTTAGAGGCTCTCTTACACAAACAATTTATACTTCTTGTCCTTATTGCAACGGAAGTGGATTAATTAAGAGTCATGAAAGTATTTCTATTGAAATAGAACGAGGTTTGAAAAAAATTATTGGCTGCCATCAGCAATTTGCCTTAAGACTTGTTGTTCATCCAGAATTGGATCATTACTTAAATCATATTGATAAAAAGTATTTAAAAACTTTGGCTGAAAGTTTAAATGCACACCTTGACTTTAGCACAAGTGATGAAATGCATTTAAATGATTTTCATTTTTATTCTACGATCAATAATAAAAAAATTGAGCTATGACAACTTTTCGAGCAAGTGTTGCTAAAAAAATTACTGAGCAATTAATTTCTGCCCCTATTGCTGAGCAAATTCTACAATTTTATGATAGCTATAGAGCAGCGCTTGCTAATGACCTTAGATTTTTGCAGTTAGAGCCACTATTTTTTCAATTTCTCGATTTTATTCAAAATCAATGCCAATCTCCATATCCATTTAATGTTTACCATAAAGCTGAGATAACCCCCTTTAATTTCTATCACTTTGGATTGGATATCATTCGTCCTTTAATACAAATGGAAAAATCTAAGATTTTGGGTGAATTTAATTTAGAGCAACTTCTTTCGCAAATACAAGCCAAAGAAAATGTGATTTTATTTGGAAACCATCAAATTGAACCAGATCCCCAAGCCATAAGCTTACTAATCGAGCAAAAATCTCCTCAATTAGCCTTTAATATGATTTTTATCGCTGGTCATAGAGTAACAACGGATCCATTAGCCGTGCCCTTTAGTAGAGGTCGTAATTTAATTTGCATCTATTCTAAACGATATGTAGAAATTCCTCCTGAGTTAAAAAAAGAAAAACTGCTGCATAACCAAAAAGCTATGCATAAAATTGTACAGCTCTTAGAAGAAGGGGGAAATTGTATTTACTTAGCCCCAAGTGGCGGAAGAGATCGAAAAAATGAGCAAGGTCAGATAGAAGTCGCTCCTTTTGATCCCGATAGCACAGAAATGTTTTGGCTCCTTTCAAAAAAAACGGAACGCAAAACCCATTTTTACCCCTTATCTCTTTACACTTACCCCCTGCTTCCACCTCCCCAAATAATCAAAAAAACATTAGGTGAGTCTCGTTACACCACCACTACCCCCATCCACCTTTATATTGGAAATGAAATAGATATGCATTCTTTCCATGGTAAGGATCGCAAAGAGATTAGAATTCAAAGGTCTAATTATATTTGGGAACAAGTAAAGGAAAATTTTAAAACCTTAGAAAACATTTAAATTTCCTTTATTTAGTTTTAATAAACGTTCTTTAACATTAGCTCTTAAATATGAGATGTTTATGAGTAGTAATGTAAATCAAGTAAGTAGTAATCCCTCTACTTTAGTCCAGCATCCCCGACCACCTCATAAGGTTAGTTTGGTTGCAAAAAAATGTTTTGCAAAACTTGACTCTCTATGGAGTTATAGTAGCAAAATGGTTTTTGTAACTCGGCAAGTTTTGAATTTTTCTGCAAAATCTTTGAAGTATGTTTATAAAGAAATAAAGCTTGTTTCAGAACTTGTGGATGGAGTGGTTACTAAGTTAAAAATATTTAGCATTATTAGTGTCCCCTTTTCTGTAGCATCTTTACCAAGTCTTACCCGTTCTATTATAAAAAATATTAAGTGGAAAGATGTGGAAGGAACGGCTTTAGCTCTTTTAACCATAACCGTTGTACTATCCGATACCTTCGATAATATTACTACATTCGCCAATGCTTTATTAAAAACGATTGGACAAACAACTTTAGAATGGGTAGGTACAATTGCCTTGCCTTTGGCTTATTTTATGGTAATAGGTGGAAGCGTTTCTCGCTTTTATAAAATCCATCATATTCGCTTATTAAACAATGAATTAACGAAACTTCAAAATAAAGAAATCGATGTTCCTACTTTCTTAAAGAGAATTGGGTATGAAGAGGATGAAAAAGCGCTCGGGAAATTAGAGAGAAAGATAGGTTCGGAACTTTTGGAGTTAGTTAAACAAATTAAATCTTTACAAAGTGAGGAATCATTAAAACAACTAAAAAAAGGCATTGCAAAGCAACGGGCTATCCATATAGGTCATGTAGTCGCAAGTTTTGTGATGTTAACCGCATTTGTAATCCTTCAGTTTGTCCCAGCTATAAATTTTCTCGCTTATTTTTTGCTGGCTCTAAGTATGACAGTTAAATTTGGATTGCAACTTTATCAAGATCAGAAGAAAATTGGCAGTTAAAGAATCTCTATGTTTTTAATCGACTCTAATAAAGAAAAGTTCCCTTTCTTAAAATCTGAGTAAGATCCAAAAATTTGTTTAAGAGATAAGTTAAAGTAATTTCGATCTTGAGCTAATATCTTTTTTACAGGAAAGGAGAAAAAAACCTCTTGTTGCGTAGTATTGTATACACAAGACATTATGGTATATTTACTGGCTAATTTTTTGACGATTGCTAAAGCTTGCTGATTGTCTATATTTTTCCATTGTTCTTTCAATAAGTGATAAGCTTTGTCCGGTCCAGCTTCAATCCCAGGCACTGGCATATCCACCCAATAGACAGCATTTTCTTGTGGAAAATATTTTCCATATTTAAGGTCGTTTAAAATGGTCTGATCAATCATCTCATTGGCTAAATACCTTTTAAAAATATTATGGCCGAGAAAGCATAAATTTAAAGAATCTTTTTGATTAGCTGAGTCAGCAATAACGGCAAAATAGGCGTTGGTCCTTTTTACATTTTTGATATATTCAATAAATTCATTCGCATCTTTAGACAAACGCAGCGCATCATTCATATAATAGAATGTAGAAGTGCCTTCCATAGAATTGGGATCTTTTAAATTCGAAGAGCGAATGGTTCCAAAAGAAACCCCTTTTTCATTCATACCCCCTAAAACTGTCGGAACACCTGCATATGTTAAGCCAAAATAAGCTAGATCGACCCTTTCTCCTTTTTCATTTTGAGGAAAAAAAGTGCAAGCAAACGGATTATTTAAAAAGATAAAACGAAATGGATATTCTAAATTATTAATTTGATAAGTATCGTGTGTAGTTCCTGGAAAATTAACTCCAATTGTTGAGCAACAAGCGGCATCATTTAACTCTACATAAGCTAACATCATGGCAATATCTCTTTCATCTTCTACCGGATGTCCCCCATGCTTGCAACCATCTAGAAATCCTTGTAGTTCTAAAATTCTTTCATATCTAACGTTTGAATAAATAACTTTTGCTAAGGGCAATAGTTTTTCTTTATTTAATTTATTCCCTTCAACACCCAGTCCCACTTTACTGACAAAACGGTAAATATTGCGAATAAATACATTAAGATATTCTCCTAATGTAAACCCAACGGCATACCCTTTGTCATAATAAGTGCCTCCTATCACAAAAAAATGTAACGGATTAGCTTCGGTTTGTAGATTTTTATAATAACTGAATTTAGATGGTGAACTTACAGATTTAATGGGGGGTATCTCTAAAAATGTGGCTAAATCCATACGTACCTCTTTTTTTCTAAAACTATCTTTTTCAAACACAAAAGTAAAAAAAATTTTTAATTTATCTCATAAGGTTGTAGATTTTAGATAGATCAGTAAAATTGTTATAAGGAGCAAATATGGACCAAACACTGGCTATAAAGGGTGGTAAACCTCTTAGAAATAAACCATTTGCTCCGTGGCCCCCTTATGATCAAGACGAAAAAAATGAATTATTAGAAACTTTACAATCTAGAAACTGGGGAGGATTTCCCTCTCCTAATACAAAAGCTCAAGAATTTGCTAAAGCTTTTGCTGAGTATCATGGAGCGAAATTTGGAATCTGTGCGGCAAATGGCACAGTCACTCTTGAACTTATTTTAAAAGCTGCTGGGATAAAAGCTGGAGACGAAGTAATAGTTCCTTGCCTCACATGGCTTGCCACAGCTGCAGCGCCAGTTTACATCAACGCTGTTCCGGTATTTGTAGATGTAACAAAAGATAATCTTACAATTGATTGCGATTTAGTTGAAAAAGCTATTACCCCAAAAACCAAAGCCATCATTGCTGTCCATTTAGGAAGTTGCCTTGCAAATTTGGATCGCCTAAAAGAAATATGTAAAAAACACCAATTACTATTAATAGAAGACTGCGCTCATGTTCATGGCGCTAAATGGAATAACAAAGGAGTTGGTAGCCATGGAGATTTTGGAAGTTTTTCCTTTCAAAGTTCTAAACTTATGACAGCTGGTGAAGGGGGCATTATTTTAACTAATGATAAAATTTTTGAAGAAAAACTCCAATCACTTGTGAATTGTGGTAGGAAAGAACCTGGCTATAATTCATTTTCTGAAAACCTTTTTGGATACAATTATCGCATTTCCGAATTTCAGGCTGGAGTTTTACTAGCTCAATTAAAAAAACTTTCTCACCTTACTGCCTTGCGCGAAAAAAATGGTAAATTATTAAGTAAGCTTTTAGCAGAAATAGAGGGAATTACTTTATTAAAACAATATTCTCAAGTTACACAGCCAACACATTATCAGTTTGTCTTTAAGTATGACAAAAATGCATTTAAAGGTGTCGAGCGGAATAAATTTTTAATGGCTCTTAAAGCTGAAGGCGTTGATGCAGCGGGCGCATTCTATCAACCTTTACATGAATGGGAAATGTTTAGACCCTGTCCAAAAGAATGGCCTTCCTTAAAGAAAAGATATCCTCAAGGGATATCAGCCAATTCTGCACACACTCCAGTTGCTCACCAAGCAGCTTATGATGAAACGGTTTGGCTTCACTACCATTATTTAATTGGTTCTGAAGAAGATGTGCATGATATTGCGAATGCCATAAAAAAAATACAAAACAACATAGATCAACTTTTATAAGGTAGCAATGAAAAATGTCAATGTAGGTATTATTGGTTCAGGTTACATTGCTTCTATTCATTACGAATCTTATAAAGCCTTGAAAAACTGCACCATCATTGCACAGGCAGATAGCGATGTTGAGAAATACAAGCAATTTTCAAGCTGCGGTAGAACTGCACCTCATTTCTTTCAAGATTATAAAGAGATGCTCAAATTAAAAAATTTACATGTCGTCTCTGTTTGCATTCCAAATTTTTTACACGCTTGTGTTATTAAGGATATTTTACGCGCTGGCAAACATGTAATAGTAGAAAAGCCTCTTTGCCTTTCTTTAAAAGAAGGTTACGAAATAGCGGCCCTTGCTAAGAAAAAAGGGTTGCTCATTGGTTATGCTGAAGAATTATGTTATGTCCCTAAATACAATAGAGTAAAACAAATCGTAGATAATGGCGGCATCGGTAAGCCATATATGGTTCGACAATCTGAAAAACACAGTGGTCCCCATTCACCTTGGTTTTTTCAAAGGGATAAAGCTGGGGGTGGAGCTCTTATGGACATGGGCTGTCATTCCATTGAATTTTGCAGATGGATGTTTAATAAGCAGCCTGTAAAATGGGTTTTTGGCCATTGCGCTAATTATTTGCATAAAGACATAGAAGTTGAAGACCACGTAATTGCTACTTTAGAATTTATGGATGGATCCGTTGCGACAGTAGAAGCTAGTTGGGCATTAAATGGAGGTGATAATTCAGTTGCTACAGTTTTTGGCACAAGAGGTGTTATTTACGCTGATATGTTACAACATACAGGTATTGAGGTGTTTTCTTTAGATGGTTATCCAAAAATGGAAGGACATCCAGGGGATATTGGGGGTAAAAATAGTATCGGCTGGACTACACCTGATTTCAACTGGCTTTGGAATAACGGTTATCCTCAAGAAATCGCCAATTTTTTACAATGTGTTCGCAATGAGACAATGCCAAAAGAAAGTGTAGAAGATGGTTTAATTGTATTGGAAATAATTGCCGCTATTTATCTCTCAGCTAGAACTGGCAATCGCGTTTATTTGCCTTTAGAAAATAAAAACTTTGATTATCCATTTGAGCTTTGGAAGGCGCATTAATAAGCGCCTTCCCTTTTAACAATTATTGAACAACTGCTGCTGGAGCTCGCAACTGTTGTAGATTAGTTATTTTATTGTAATCAAAGGTATTTGTTTCCGGTATAACTCCTTTTAACAATATAGCTAATCGTCTTCGATTAGTACGCCCCATCCATTCTAGGGAAATCTTCACTAAATCATCGTATTGTAAAGATTCTAAGGATTGAATCATCTTATTTAGACGTTCAAAATCACCCTCATGCTTAAAGGCTAAGTTTTTGAGCAATTCACCCATTTCGGTTGAATTTTTTTGGGGTTGCTTTAATTGTTCTAAAAGACTCTTCTTAATATTATCAAACCGACTTAAAGACAATTCAAGAGGTATTTCTTGTAAAAAACGCTCAATAAAAAGTTCAAATCTAGAAAGTAAATCTCTCGTATCGTGTGTGTTTGATTGTATAGCAAAAATATTGAATAATTTTTTTTCAAATTCTTCCCCCGCTGATTTCACTATGTAGGCAGTTTGTTGCTTTGTGCGTAAATCACTAAAAAAGGGTTCTTCCATTCCTTGCATTAATACTAACTGAGCCGCTTTGTTTGAAAAGGAAAATTCGGGCCATTGTATCCCTAAAACCACAGCGTTACCTCTTACCTTGGTTTTTTGCTCAATATAAAAAGGGCCACCAGTTTCTGGAATATCAACAACTTGCTGTTTAAATTGTTCTTCTTTGGGGTAATGATCGTGAACTAACTGTTGAATTAAGTAATTCCCTAAATCATTTGCTTGAGATTCTTCCATGTTGCCATAGAAAAGTCCTTGAATATAGGTTTTTTGAAAAACCCCAGACACATATTTTGCGAATTTGTCGTAATCTAATTTACGTAAAGAATTTAATTTTTTCTTATCTAGAACATAGTCTTTGTAAATAGCATGTTTAAAAAGTTCAAATGCTTGCTTGATGGGAGGATCTTTTTGAACATTTTGATAATCTCTTAGCAATGACTGCTTGAAAATTGTGAATTTTTCTTCGTTTACTTGTAAATTTTTTAAAATACTAACAATTTCTTTAAACAATAAGTGTGCATTTTCACTATAACCAGTTATTTTAAAAGAAATTCCGTTATCAGTTCGCGCTATTTTGTAATCTAAGCCAGCAAGAGCCGCTTTATAACCATAGCCTATTAATGCATCTTCTACAAATTTAACAAGTAAATCCCCCACAACTAATCTTGAAGACTTGCCCTGCTGAATCAAAGGTGTTTTAATTTCAGCATACCAATAAATTTCAGGCTCTTGAAATTGATCATCTTTGGCAAAATAAATTAATCCTGTTTGGTTATCTATAAGTTTTTGAACATTAGGTAGTAATTCTTTATTTGTTTTTTCTCCGATTACATTCAATTCTTTTGGAATAAATGGGTTAGGAGTTGGTATAAAAATATTTTTATTCGTACTTATCGTTTGCCAACTTTTTAAAAGTTCTGGATTAATCGGTTTAATAGCATATTCAACTCCCATCCATTTTTCTTTTTTCTCAGCTTCTATATTTAAAGCGTTAAAAGGAGCCTGTATATAAAACCGAGCATGTTCCGGGGTTAAGTAATTAACCAAGTTGTTGATATCATTTAATGAAAATTGACTAGTTATAGAAGATTGTTCTGGAAAAGAACTTAAAGGCTCTTCTTGAAGTATCATCGCATCTCGCATAGCTTTACTAAACACATCTTTTCGTTTTTGGTATTGATACTTCAATTTTTCCATTGTTTGCATTTCTTTAAAAAGATACTCAGGATAGTTATTTTCCTTAAACAATGAAATTGTTTGAAAAATGTTTTGGATGACCTGATTGATGCTTTGTAAACCTTTGTCCGTTAGGTCTATTGATAAATACATCATTCGATCAAAATTGCTTTCCGGTATTACACCACATTGCAATCCTTCAGCCAATCCTTGATCTTTTAAGTAATGTAGCAAACTTCCTTCACCCTCATGACCTAAAACATAACATAAAACATGAGATGGTTTGGTTAAATTTTTGGCGCCTATATTATGTGGCAAATTCCAAATAATCGATAATGTTCTAATATTTTTTAATGGCTGAACATAAATAAATTTACCTTCTGTTTCTTTTGCGTCTATTGGTATTTGAACTGGAAGGGACGTTAGATTTTTATTTTTTATAGCACCGAAGTCATTAACAGTTAGTTTAATTAACTCATCTAATGGTTTATTAGATAAAACGATAACTTTCATTACGTTAGCACTGTAATGTTCTTCATACCATTTTTGAACGGTTTCTCTAGAAATATTTTTTAATGTAATGCTATTCCCTATGCTAAAGCGGTTATTGGGATGGATAGGCTCACCAATTTCTTTCAATACTTGAAAAAGGCGAAAATCATCATTTTCGTAATTTTTAGCAAATTCTTGATCAATTGCGTTTAATTCTCTCGAAACTCCCGATTGATTAAATAAGGGATTTTTAAAAAAACTGGAAAAACGATTTAAGGCACTAGCAAAGGCTTCATTATTTACAGAAAACATATAAGCTGTGTAGTCATTGGCAGTAAATGCATTTGTTAGCCCCCCATTCTCAGAAATGAAACGCATATATTCTGCTTCGTCAGGATAGTCTTTTGTACCTAAAAAAAGTAAATGTTCCGTAAAGTGAGCCATTCCAGGATATCTTTCCGGATCATTCCAGCTTCCAGCTTTTACGGTTAAAACAGCTGAGGATTGATCTGTTTTTGGATCTGAAATTATGAGTGCTTCTAGTCCATTATCTAGTTTAATTTTTATTCTTTTTTGCTGTTCAAATGTTTGATTCAATAATGGAAGAGTAGCTTTGTCTTCTATTACAGTATACCCCTTTTCATTTCCTAAGACTTCGACGTTGGTAAAAAAGATAAAGGATAATAATAGATGCCCTAAAATTTTCAAAGGTAGTATTTTCATAAAATCCATCAACTTAAAAGTTACTAAACGAATCATTTTAAATATTTTAAAATTTAAGACGTATAAAAAAGTTTTAGAAAAAGAATTTCTAATAAATATCCAACTATAGCCCCCATAAAAATAAAAATGGCTAGTAAAATTGAAAAAATTATCCATTCCCATTTCTTCTTAAAAAATAAAACTTGTCTCCACCATTCACTTTCCAATTTACCAAGAAGCCTATCCTTTAGCAAATTCCAAACACTAGAATCTACATCCTTCTTAACTTCTGGTAGAGTTGTCTTAACCTCCTCCATCAAAGTTTGCTTTACCTTATTTGAAAATTGCCCTGTAAACAAAGTTGAACCCATAGGAATTTTATTTTTTAAACCACTTATTAGCTTTTCAATATAGTCATTTAGATAAGTAAAAAAGTCTTGATGAGAAGAGATATAATCGACTAAATTAGCTATTTCTTTTTTTGCTTTGGATTCAAATAAATCACGCGCTTTGCCTTTAATAAATCTCTTTACCTTTGCTAAAATCCACGCATAGAAAAAAATAAGAACTAGCCAAAGAAATAATCCGATAATTGCACCTATTAGTGCTCCAATAATATTCATAATTTAGAGTAATTGTATGTTATATAAAGATACTGTTGAAAATCATATTGCTAGAAATGAAAAAAAAATACGAGAAATAGAAATTGAAAATGAACAATTGCAAAGATTAGAAGGAGAATTGTTTAGCGATTTAAATGTAACACCTAAGCAAATTCATACTTTTTTAGCCGATCAAGAGCAATTTTCCTTAAAAAATTTGTTGCATATTGAAGAACAAAGGGAAGATTTAGAAAAAAAAATAAATCGTTCCATAGCAAATGTATCAAATGTCTTAGAAACAAAAAAATCTATTGATCAAAGAAAAGAAATAGGAAAGCACGGACAACATTGGTTATTTGTAAAATAGTTTGAAAATGGAGCAAACTTCGAGTTATTTATTATAACTGCCTTGGCACTCGTCTATTGCCTTTTGTTAAGCGTGTCCATTTCAATCCGTTAGCATTAAATTGACACGGTAAAAAAATAGAGGAGTGCGAAAGTTTAAGCTATAATTTTTTTTTAAGTCTTAATCGTTCATACAGTTATAAACTAGTATGATTTAGCAATGATGACATCTAAAGTTGCCTTTTCACCAGTAAAAATACATTTTCCTTCTGTATTTCTTTGCACGGTTGGTATGCAACGAATGGTTACTTTAGCTTCATCCAATAGTTGCTCTGTTTCTGGCTTGCCGCACCATTTTGCTAAAACAAAACCTGAATTCTTCTCAAAGAAAGATTTTAATTGCTCAAGATTTTCAATGTTTTCATGAATATTATCATCACGAAATTTTTTAGCCTGAGAATAATAGTTATTTTGTATTTCTTCAAGCGCTTGCAAAATATGATGACCTAATTCATCGATAGAAACTTTATTTTTTTCCTTAGAAGACTGGTCCCTTCTAGCTACCATTACACTGCGATTTTCAATATCGCGAGGACCAATTTCAATCCTTATGGGCACACCTTTTTTAATCCATTCCCAATTCTTTTCTCCCCCTCTTCTATCCCTTTTGTCGATATGTACTTCTAGAGAATTTCCATAAAATTGTTGTTGTCTTAATAGGTTTGCCACTTCTTCTGAAAATTTAAAAACCGCTTCTTCTAATTCAGGCTTTGGAACAATCGGAACAATTACTATGTGTTTCGATGCTATACGCGGAGGGACACGTAAGCCATCATCGTCTCCATGGCACATAATCATAGCCCCAATCATTCTGGTCGTTACACCCCAAGAAGTTGTATATCCATATTCCAATTGCCCATCTTTATTCGAAAAACGTATATTAGAAGCTTTAGCAAAATTTTGCCCTAAATAGTGAGAGGTACCAGCTTGTAAGGCTTTACAATCTTGCATCATAGCTTCAACCGTGTAGGTATTTACAGCTCCCGGAAATCTTTCACCAGGTGATTTTTCCCCAGTAATAATTGGTATTGCTAATACATCTTCTAAAAAAGAGCGGTAAACTTCTAACATTTTTAACGTTTCTTCTTGTGCTTCTTTTTCTGAGGCGTGGACAGTGTGTCCTTCTTGCCATAAAAATTCGGTCGTCCGTAAAAAAATCCTTGGTCGCATTTCCCAGCGTACCACATTAGCCCATTGATTAATTAAGAGAGGAAGATCTCTATATGATTCAACCCAGCGAGAAAACGATTCTCCTATAATTGTTTCAGAGGTAGGCCTTACAATTAAAGGTTCCTCTAACTCACCACATGGGATTAATTTTCCATTTTTTTCTTCAAGGCGGTGATGAGTAATTACTGCGCATTCTTTTGCAAAACCTTCTACGTGCGCCGCTTCTTTTTCTAAATAACTTACAGGAATAAAGAGGGGAAAATAAGCGTTTTGATGCCCTGTATCTTTAATTTTTTTGTCTAATTGTCGTTGAATATTTTCCCAAATTGCATACCCCCAAGGTTTGATTACCATACATCCCCTAACTGGAGAATTTTCAGCCATATCGGATGCTTTTATGACTTGTTGAAACCATTCTGGAAAGTCTTGTTCTCTTGTAGGAGAAATAGCTGTGCGCTCGCTCATTGTACCGCCCGTTATAAATTAAGATAAGATTTTAGCTACTTTCTCTTTTTTTTTAAATTGCAAGATTTTCATAGTCTAAATCGGAATAAAATTATCATTTACATCTTTGAGTATTAGTACTATAGTAAATATATGGAGTAAATTCATTTTTACTCTAAATTCATTAGCAAAGAGGTGCGTGTATGAAATATGCTAAGTTGCTGGGAAGCACATTAGCCGCTTCTCTCGCGTTGAGCTTTGCTAGTCTACAAGCTTTAGAAGTGATGGAAGGTACGCATACCAAGGATGTAAAAAATACTGGGATGCATACAAA contains these protein-coding regions:
- the proS gene encoding Proline--tRNA ligase gives rise to the protein MSERTAISPTREQDFPEWFQQVIKASDMAENSPVRGCMVIKPWGYAIWENIQRQLDKKIKDTGHQNAYFPLFIPVSYLEKEAAHVEGFAKECAVITHHRLEEKNGKLIPCGELEEPLIVRPTSETIIGESFSRWVESYRDLPLLINQWANVVRWEMRPRIFLRTTEFLWQEGHTVHASEKEAQEETLKMLEVYRSFLEDVLAIPIITGEKSPGERFPGAVNTYTVEAMMQDCKALQAGTSHYLGQNFAKASNIRFSNKDGQLEYGYTTSWGVTTRMIGAMIMCHGDDDGLRVPPRIASKHIVIVPIVPKPELEEAVFKFSEEVANLLRQQQFYGNSLEVHIDKRDRRGGEKNWEWIKKGVPIRIEIGPRDIENRSVMVARRDQSSKEKNKVSIDELGHHILQALEEIQNNYYSQAKKFRDDNIHENIENLEQLKSFFEKNSGFVLAKWCGKPETEQLLDEAKVTIRCIPTVQRNTEGKCIFTGEKATLDVIIAKSY
- the ptrA gene encoding Protease 3 precursor, whose product is MIRLVTFKLMDFMKILPLKILGHLLLSFIFFTNVEVLGNEKGYTVIEDKATLPLLNQTFEQQKRIKIKLDNGLEALIISDPKTDQSSAVLTVKAGSWNDPERYPGMAHFTEHLLFLGTKDYPDEAEYMRFISENGGLTNAFTANDYTAYMFSVNNEAFASALNRFSSFFKNPLFNQSGVSRELNAIDQEFAKNYENDDFRLFQVLKEIGEPIHPNNRFSIGNSITLKNISRETVQKWYEEHYSANVMKVIVLSNKPLDELIKLTVNDFGAIKNKNLTSLPVQIPIDAKETEGKFIYVQPLKNIRTLSIIWNLPHNIGAKNLTKPSHVLCYVLGHEGEGSLLHYLKDQGLAEGLQCGVIPESNFDRMMYLSIDLTDKGLQSINQVIQNIFQTISLFKENNYPEYLFKEMQTMEKLKYQYQKRKDVFSKAMRDAMILQEEPLSSFPEQSSITSQFSLNDINNLVNYLTPEHARFYIQAPFNALNIEAEKKEKWMGVEYAIKPINPELLKSWQTISTNKNIFIPTPNPFIPKELNVIGEKTNKELLPNVQKLIDNQTGLIYFAKDDQFQEPEIYWYAEIKTPLIQQGKSSRLVVGDLLVKFVEDALIGYGYKAALAGLDYKIARTDNGISFKITGYSENAHLLFKEIVSILKNLQVNEEKFTIFKQSLLRDYQNVQKDPPIKQAFELFKHAIYKDYVLDKKKLNSLRKLDYDKFAKYVSGVFQKTYIQGLFYGNMEESQANDLGNYLIQQLVHDHYPKEEQFKQQVVDIPETGGPFYIEQKTKVRGNAVVLGIQWPEFSFSNKAAQLVLMQGMEEPFFSDLRTKQQTAYIVKSAGEEFEKKLFNIFAIQSNTHDTRDLLSRFELFIERFLQEIPLELSLSRFDNIKKSLLEQLKQPQKNSTEMGELLKNLAFKHEGDFERLNKMIQSLESLQYDDLVKISLEWMGRTNRRRLAILLKGVIPETNTFDYNKITNLQQLRAPAAVVQ